From Candidatus Nucleicultrix amoebiphila FS5, a single genomic window includes:
- a CDS encoding autotransporter outer membrane beta-barrel domain-containing protein, which yields MGTLPSFLHVRAPRFLNQISFKEKITLKVLGIGLTAISFNTEVHAGNWPSTTLNTPNNTTGDAGNNDVVPSPNRLIVGDSFSNSNASIKKTNELIQGFLTVNGGATLGGFGKFNYDLITFQDLSTFELGVAADSVFSVTPRTSTGAFALFGNVRLIVNAEPGTYGTGTTFFIGNIDANSPGTFSPTSTNGLVEIVGFSNLATTGLTVTVRDASTTIPVNIPTADVGSLATNIGQHGLDRAAIGDVDDFMPQLTFRPASTRNPLKSRTSFSKAMAIMSQQQKPFIIEKNHQRFWVTPYYIQGKTNLQVNGDSKDYNEGIMSGYQRSFWKDTATFGGTVGLGMGQQYTPTAFGMDNRVNSKFLFLGAYHSLKFLESGRYDFNITGGLGRHDALRNGNPAPNIFYQANGDFSSKSLSANLLGSWLFKLPYNYSFRPSVGFTMGYNALAGYTENNAGTFNQVYGRKVTRSREPYVGVGLRKRWDTKDYVFKLTGILEHGYEFGDDRTNSRVSLQTNTTSGFEVNNRGYGRHANYLTVYGSALDTKINLKFYLTYAGTLKRFRTVHAISLKTEYRW from the coding sequence ATGGGAACACTTCCTTCATTTCTGCATGTTCGTGCGCCACGTTTTTTAAACCAGATTTCTTTTAAAGAAAAAATCACCCTTAAGGTTCTGGGGATAGGGTTAACGGCGATAAGTTTTAATACGGAAGTCCATGCTGGTAACTGGCCTAGCACAACATTGAATACTCCCAATAATACGACAGGTGACGCGGGAAACAATGACGTCGTACCAAGTCCCAATAGATTGATTGTTGGTGATAGTTTCTCTAATTCAAACGCCTCTATCAAGAAAACCAACGAGCTTATTCAAGGATTCTTAACAGTTAATGGGGGAGCCACTTTAGGAGGTTTTGGTAAATTTAATTACGATTTGATAACATTTCAAGATCTAAGCACTTTTGAGTTGGGGGTTGCAGCAGATTCTGTTTTTTCCGTCACTCCCAGAACGAGTACTGGTGCGTTCGCTTTATTTGGTAATGTGCGATTAATTGTGAACGCAGAACCTGGTACTTATGGAACAGGAACGACTTTTTTTATTGGAAATATAGATGCGAATAGTCCAGGCACGTTTTCTCCGACTTCAACCAATGGTTTGGTTGAGATTGTAGGATTTTCAAATCTCGCAACAACAGGTCTTACGGTTACCGTCCGTGACGCGTCCACAACCATCCCCGTCAATATTCCGACCGCCGACGTAGGCTCCCTTGCAACCAATATCGGACAACATGGCTTGGACAGAGCAGCCATTGGCGACGTGGATGATTTTATGCCGCAGTTAACGTTTAGGCCTGCGTCCACACGCAATCCTTTGAAATCAAGAACATCTTTTTCAAAGGCCATGGCTATTATGTCCCAACAACAAAAGCCTTTTATTATCGAGAAAAATCATCAACGCTTTTGGGTGACACCTTATTATATTCAAGGAAAAACGAATCTCCAAGTCAACGGAGATTCCAAGGATTATAATGAAGGAATCATGTCTGGCTATCAGAGAAGCTTTTGGAAAGATACTGCCACCTTTGGCGGTACTGTCGGTTTAGGGATGGGACAACAATACACACCCACAGCTTTTGGAATGGACAATCGTGTCAATTCGAAGTTCTTGTTTTTAGGCGCCTATCATTCTTTAAAATTTCTTGAAAGTGGCCGATATGATTTTAATATAACGGGAGGCTTGGGTCGTCATGATGCTCTTCGCAATGGTAACCCTGCCCCCAATATATTTTATCAAGCCAATGGGGATTTTTCATCGAAAAGTCTATCGGCCAATCTTTTGGGATCTTGGCTGTTTAAGCTTCCCTATAATTATTCTTTCCGTCCAAGCGTTGGATTTACCATGGGATATAATGCCTTAGCTGGCTATACGGAAAACAATGCGGGCACATTCAATCAAGTCTATGGTCGCAAAGTAACCCGTTCCAGAGAACCTTATGTAGGGGTTGGCTTACGTAAAAGATGGGATACAAAAGACTATGTCTTTAAACTCACGGGGATTCTTGAACATGGGTATGAATTTGGAGATGACAGAACGAATTCGCGTGTCAGCCTTCAAACGAACACAACGAGTGGGTTTGAAGTAAACAACCGGGGGTACGGCCGTCACGCCAACTATTTGACTGTCTACGGATCTGCCTTGGATACCAAGATCAACTTGAAATTCTATTTAACCTATGCAGGAACGTTGAAGCGTTTTCGCACAGTCCACGCGATCTCTTTGAAAACAGAATATCGCTGGTAG